The nucleotide window AGAACTGGCGCTCGATGCCGCGAAAATCGAAGGCCACAGCCGAGAACCAATAGAGCCGGAGCGCAATCCCGAGCGAAGCCGTCACGATCACAACCAGGGCTGCGCTTTCGCCTCCCCGGCGAAAAAGCGCGTTCACGATATCGTCAATCAGGTGCACACCCGCGAGCGCGGGAATGTAAAAACACAGATACATCACCTGGATAAGCAGAAATAAAAAGCGCGGCACATTGCGGTGCGGCCGGGGAAGATCATGGATAGCATCCTGGCCTGAGACGCTAGCGGCTTCCGTATTGGCGCCGATTGCATTGACGGAAGTCGTGAGTTGAGCATCTTCACTTTTTTCCGTTGAGATTTTTTGCGGTGAAACTGGTTGCGCAGATTGCAACAATCCGTTATTAGAAACTTGCTCCGCCGTCGTAGTGCGGTCCTCCACTGTCACCGGAGCGATAAAACGATATCCCCGCCGCGGCAGTGTCTCGATAAAACGTGGTGCGCTGGAAGAATCTCCCAGAGTTTCACGCAATTTGTTGATCGCTGTGTTCAGGCTGTGATCGAAATCGACGAAGGTATCTGCCGGCCATAGTTTTTGCCGCAACTCCTCGCGTGTCACCAACTCTCCCGGCTTCTCCAGCAACAGGGCCAGGACCTGGAAGGGCTGCTCCTGCAGGCGCATCCTGTTCCCGTGCTTGCGTAACTCACCGGTGCGCAGGTTCGCTTCATATACAGCGAAGCGCACAATGGCAGGCTTGGAAATCTGGGGTCCAGCTTGTTCTTCCGGCTGCGGCATACCATTGGAATTTAACCACAAAGGACACAAAGGTTCACAAAGGTTGTTTCCTTGGAGCTGAGAGCTTGCCGCTTGGGGCTGTTCTTCAGCACTCCCTCAGTAAACGCAACATCTTGTGGTCAGGAAAGATTCAAGCACGATTACTCGCGCTTTTTTCTGAACGATTGCACCCATTGTTGAGCAATTGCTTATGTCTCAACCCATAACCCATAAAAAAGCTATTGACTTGCAACCATTTAGGCGTAGGATGTGGTCCAAAGTGGTAGAAAGTGGATAGCTATCTTGTTCTCTGATGTTGACGTGGTCGTAAGTGGAAAAGCTGTTAAAAATGTGCAAAACACCAACAGCCGACGCCAAAACACCAGTAAAAAACCAAGTAGCCGTTTCTTTCGCCATTGAAATTCTAGTTCCAGCCGCCATTGTAGCGGTTTTTAAAGGTTTAAAGGCACCCGGGAATCGGGGAAAGCAACATGTTTCGCGGCAACCATCCAGCGCGGGTAGACGAAAAGGGACGGCTCAAGGTCCCAGCGGAATTCAAGCGTCTGATCGACGAGAAGTACGGGATGGAGTTCTACATCACCAGCCGCGATGGCAAGGTTGCAGAGATTTATCCAGTGGAAGAGTGGCGCCGTATCGAGGAGAAGCTGGCCAAGCTGTCCAACTTCAATCCTTCGAAAAAGAGATTTCTGAACAAAGTGAACTATTACGGCCAAGTGGTGGAAATGGATGCGCAAGGGCGGGTGCTGATCCCGCAGATTCTGCGCGAATCCGCCGCAGTTAAGGGCGACGTGGCCGTGTACGGAAATTTGACGTACCTGGAAGTTCGCAGCATGGAAGTCTCGAAGCAACTGGCAGAGGAACAGTTCACGGCAGAGGATGAAAAGACACTCGACGAGCTGGGCATCTAGTGACAGACGAAGAAGAATCGGGTTCGGAAACAGTCCCTCAGGGGATAGAACACGGCCGCAGCGAGTTTGGCCATGTTTCAGTTCTTTTAAAAGAAGCGATCGATTTTCTTGCAATCCGGCGCGGCGGCACCTATGTGGACGCCACCCTGGGAGCGGGCGGCCATGGCTACGAAATCGCAAGGCGCCTCGGCCCCGAGGGTCATTTGATTGGCCTCGATAAAGATACGCGCGCGCTGCACATAGCACGCCAGCGGCTTACCAGCCCGCCGGCTGAGCTCAAGCAAGATTGGCCCCGCATCACTCTGCTGCATTCCAGCTTTGCTGAGGTGGGCAGGCATCTTCCCCCGGACTCGGTGGATGGCCTGCTGGCTGATCTTGGGTTGAGTTCCCTGCAGCTCGCCGATAGCGCGCGCGGATTCAGTTTTCAGGCGGAAGGGCCGCTCGACATGCGTATGGACCCGCATGGTGAGCGCACCGCCGATCAAGTGGTAAACCACATGCGCGAAGAAGACCTCGCGAATGTGATTTACGAATTCGGTGAGGAAAGGAGGTCGCGGAGAATCGCCAGAGCCATTGTCCGGGCGCGGCCGATAACAACTACCGCTCATCTTGTAAAAGTTCTATCGGCTGCGCTCCGGCCAATGAAAAGCGAGCGCATTCATCCCGCGACACGGACCTTCCAGGCAATCCGAATCTTCGTAAACCGCGAACTCGAGGACCTGCAGGCGCTGATGCAATCAACGCCTGCGCTCCTCCGCAAGGGAGGCCGGCTGGTCATCATCAGCTTCCACTCCCTGGAAGACAGGATCGTGAAAGATGCGGTCCGAGAAGGCGCAAGTCAGGGCCTTTACCGCGTTCTAACTAAGAAGCCGGTTACAGCGCAGCCGGAGGAGATCGAACGCAACCCGCGCAGTCGCAGCGCTAAGCTGCGGGCCGCGGAAAGGATTTAGGTAAAACGATTTTTCGGGACGGCATCGCCTATCTGAAATTCAGGGCGAAAAAAATGTAGTTCCTCAGAAAGATTCCAACCTCTTCGATGCCGTCCCGAAGAGATTTCTGAGGTGAACGTACGAAGGTGTTGGGTAGAGACGTAGCTTGCTACGTCTCAGCAGTGAACAGTAGATGGAGTGCTTTTATGTACACAGGCAAAATGATTGATGAACTCGTTCAGTGCGTGCAGCGTGCCGAGCAACATGTAGAGCTTGAGTGCCAGATTGCCTTAAAGAAGGCGGTGCTCAACTCCGCGGGCTATGCCACGTATATCTACGAATCGGCAAAATCCGAACAAACGGCGGTGGCGTAATGGCGGCGCGAGCAATGACATTCCCAATGCGGCGGCAGGCCCTGACCGGCATGTGGATTCCGGCGCCAGGAGTCACGCGGCGCAGCTCATATTGGAGCGGCACGCCTGAGTTCTACTTTGCCAAGGAGATTGATAACTCACGCCTGGTGAAAGTTGCCGACCGCAAACGCAATCGCGAAATGGTCATGCTGGTGGCGGCCATGAGCATCTTTTTCCTCCTGGTGATGACTTATGCCTGGCAGCACTTCAGCTCCGTCGAATACGGCTACAAGATTGAAGCGCTGAAAACCCAGCGCGACAACACGAATGAATTGAACCGGGCGCTGCGGCTGGAGCAAGCCTCCCTGCGCGATCCCGAGCGCATTGATGTGCTGGCGCGGCGCATGGGATTGGGCTCTCCCCAGGCCGGCCAGGTCATGCGGCTCGATCCGGCGGCGAGCGATGGTGGCGCCTCCACGATGGCCCAGGCTTCTCAGATTGCCGTGGTGACGTTGAGTCAATAATTTTAGGACTACGGTCCTTAAGGTCTTCCAGCCAGGGGCTTCAACCAAAGCAAGCGGCTGGTCGTAATAGAGTTGGCGAACGCGCAAACTGCGTGTTCGCCAGTTCGTGTCTTTGGAAGAAGGGCTCTCGCGGCAAAACAAGCCGCTGCGCCCTCGCGAAAAACTCGCGCAATACGGCGCTCGCTTTTCGCTCACCCGGCTCTAAGGGCTCTCGCGGCAAAATAAGCCGCTGCGCCCTCGCGAAAAATTTGCGTAGAGACGTAGCTTGCTACGTCTCCACTGTCTGCGCTACCAAGGAGCCGGCGGCAGGGAGGAGACAGCAACCTCTGAAATTATGCAGGCAGAGCCGGGGACGGCTGTGCCACACGAGATTCAGCGATTGAAAACTTGAATGGCAGTAAAAAGTAATCCTCTCAACCCGCGGCAACGCCTTCTGATCTTCGCGGGGACTCTTGTTTTATGGCTGTTTGTCATCTGCGGCCGCCTGGTCTACCTGCAAATTTTTTCCTACGGAGATTTCGTCCAGCGCGCCGCCCACCAGCAGCAGCGCACCATTGACGTAGCGCCCAGCCGCGGCATTATCTACGACCGCAACGGTCACGAGCTGGCCATGTCGGTCGAGGTGGATTCCATCTACGCCGTGCCCAGCGACATTCCCGATCAGGCGACGACGGCTTCCCTTCTGGGCCGCATCCTGCAGGAAGACCCGCATGAACTGCTGGCGCGCATGAAGTCTTCGCACAGCTTTGCCTGGATCGCGCGCAAAGTGGACGCCTCCACCAGCGACCGCATTCGCGCCTTGAACCTGAAGGGCATTAATTTCCAGAAAGAATCCAAGCGTTACTATCCCAAGCGCGAGTTGGCGGCGCAGACTCTGGGCTACGTTGGCCTGGATGATGAAGGCCTGGGCGGCCTCGAGCGCAGCTTCGATTCGCGCCTGCGGGGCAAGCCGGGCAAGATGCTCATCTCCATGGACGCGCGCCGTAAATGGTTTGGCCGGGTCGAGCGCCAGCCCGAGAGCGGCGAGAACCTGGTGCTGACCATTGACGAAAAAATCCAGTATCTGGCTGAGCGTCAGCTCGAAGCCGCAATGAAGCAGACCCACGCGGTTGCAGGCACGGTGATTGTGCAGAATCCGCGCACCGGTGAGGTTCTGGCGCTGGCCAACTATCCCACGTTTAATGCGAATGCCTTCAATAAGAGTGATGCCCAGGCGCTCAAGAACCGCGCCGCCAGCGACGTGTACGAACCCGGCTCCACGTTCAAGGTTGTGACCCTGGCCGCTGCGCTGGAAGAAAATCTCACCACCCCCGAAGAGGTCTTCGACTGCGAGAACGGCTCCATCATGATCAACAATCTTCGCATTCACGACCACAGGCCCTTCGGGTCGCTTACCGTATCGCAGATCCTTGCGCAATCCAGCGATGTGGGCGCCATCAAAGTTGCCTTACGCCTGGGCGACGAGCGTTTTGATAATTACATCCGCGCCTTCGGCTTCGGACATCAAACCGGTATTGAACTGCCTGGTGAGACCCGTGGCCTGACTAAGCCCGTGAATCGCTGGTCCAAGGTTTCGATTGGGGCGATCTCAATGGGACAGGAGATCGGCGTCTCTGCCCTGCAATTAGTCTCCATGATCTCCACTATTGCCAATGATGGTGTTTATACTGCGCCCCGGCTGGTGGCTGGCGCTCTCGATCCCGGCGGAAGCCACGGAGGCGGAGTGCAGAAGGTGGTGTTTCATCCCGTCGAACAGCGTCGTGTCATCTCTACCCTGACCGCCGCCGAGATGAAGAAGATGCTGGAAGGTGTAGTGCTCTTCGGCACCGGCAAACGCGCCATTCTGAACGGCTACACTTCGGCTGGCAAGACCGGGACAGCACAAAAAATAGATCCGCGCAGCGGCACCTATTCGCATACCAACTACATTGCGTCGTTTGCCGGTTTTGCTCCGGTGAACAATCCCGCAATTTCCGTTGAAGTTATCCTGGATTCTCCCCAGGGCGACCACGAAGGCGGTGATGTTGCCGCTCCGGTTTTCGCGCGCATTGCGCAGCAAACCCTGGAATATCTGAACGTACCCCACGATACCGAAATTAACGACCACCGCCGGCAACTGCTTCGTGCTTCCATCAAGCCCGATGACACCAATGACAGCTCTCCCGACCGTCTGGGAGACACCTCGGCCGTTGCCGACAGCCAACCCGCCACAACAGATGAAGCTCCTGCCGTGGCCGACAATTCGCTTTCGGCAGCCAATACAACCAAGCCCTCTGCTGCTCACATCGTGCCTGCGAGCCTGAAGGCGAAAGGCAACAACTGCTGCCAGACTCCACAGGCGCCGAGTGTCGCGCAAAATACCAGACCGGCCGACCCGGCTGGCAAGAACCCGCTGCCGCCTATTCAACGCGGCACCATAGTAGTGGATGTTGGCGGAAGCACGGTTGCTCCTTCCCTGCTTGGCCTGCCGGTTCGCAATGCGCTCGAGACCGCACAGCAGGCCGGTGTTGAAATTGATATCGTCGGCAGCGGCGTAGCCCGTGAGCAATTCCCGCCGCCAGGAGCGCGTTTGGCACCGGGGGCGCACGTCTCGGTAAGGTTCGCGCGCTGAGCTTGGTATCAAACTGATATCAAACCCTTGGCTTTTTGAAGAATTGTAGCCATCATAGAGCGAGGGCGCCGCACCCTATGTTTTGGGACGAAGCCCTTAGAAACGGGTGGGCTTTGGTGAGCGCTGTCCCCCGCGAACCAAAAGCGAGTCGGGACGCAGCGATCCCGGCTTTGGCTTGATGGGGTTTAGGACGGCGCAGCACTCCGAGCGGAGTCGAGGGGTACGGAGCACTTAGACGGAAGACGAGACAGCGCTTCGGCAACTACTTCAATACCCGGTTATGTGCGCGGTATGTTATTTATTTTTAATGACTTGGGGCCGCATCGACTACTTAGAGTAGTGGGGGGTAGGGGTACTACTCCAAACCAGGTAGAACAAGGGCTGAGAGCACGGCAGGCTCGGTGAAAGGCCTGGGCTTGTGCATGTTAAATTGGGCCAAAGGCAATGAACTTCCATGATCTGCTCCAAGGCGTTGAAGTCCTCTCCCGCAGCGGGGAGTCTGCGCTTTTTGCTGCGGCCGTTACTGGTGTGCCGCACGATTCCCGTCGCGTCGAGCCGGGCAATGTATTTGTCGCCATGAAAGGCGAGGCTACCGATGGCAACCGCTACATTGACGCTGCCATCAAGGCAGGCGCGGTGGGGGTTGTCTCCGATTCGCCTTCTGAACCTGCACGCGCGGGTGTCGCATGGGTGAGTGTCCCGCATGGCCGCCGGGCATTGGCTACAATCAGCGCCAATTTCTACGGACATCCCACTGAGAAGCTCAAGATTACCGGCGTCACCGGCACCAATGGAAAGACCACGACGACGTTTCTGCTCTCGCAGGTTCTGCGCTTCCTTGGGTGCGGGGAAGTTGTGCTCATTGGAACCGTTGAGTATCACTTCGCGGGTGAGGTTATCCCGGCACCGCATACTACGCCGGAGTCGCTGGAGCTGAACCGCATCTTCGCCAAAGCCACCAGTCCCAGGCTGGGGAAATTGGCCGCCACTGAGGCTGTCATGGAGGTCAGCTCCCACGCCCTCGAGCAGGAGCGGGTCTACGGCATTCCCTTCGACGTCGCCCTGTTCACCAACCTCACGCGCGACCACCTCGACTATCACCACACCATGGAAGAATACTTCGAGGCCAAGAGAGCCCTCTTCGCTGGATGCGGCACGCCCCCTCCGCGCGTCGCGGTCATTAATACCGACGACGCCTATGGCCGGCAGCTTGCCGAATTTGCCCGCTCCCAGGGATCTGAAGTGTTGGCCTACGGTCTGGAAAGCGGAAAGTTTCGTGCGGAAGGCATCCTCATGTCACCGCAGGGCACAAATTTCAGGTTGCAAACGCCCCATGGCACGGTGGAAGTTCACTCCAAGCTTGTGGGCAAGGTGAACGTCTATAACATGCTTGCTGCAGCCGCAGCCGCCATCGCACGCGGCGGCGAACTGAAAGCCGTTGCCAAAGCGCTTTCGCAGTGCAAGAGCGCTCCCGGACGCTTTGAGCGCGTGGATTGCGGCCAGCCGTTTTCCGTAGTCGTGGATTATGCCCACACCGATGATGCTCTGCGCAACCTCACAGCATTGGCGCGCGACTTTATGGCCGCGCAGAAAAAGCCCGGACGCGTGATCACCCTCTTCGGCTGTGGCGGCGACCGCGATCGCACGAAGCGCCCTCTGATGGGGGCGGCCGCAGGTGAAGGCAGCAGCTTTGTGGTGCTGACCTCTGATAATCCGCGCAGCGAAGATCCGCTTGCCATCATTGACGACGCCCTGCCCGGCCTGAAGAAAACTGGAAAGCGTTATGTTGTCGAACCCGACCGCCAAAAGGCCATTGCCTTGGCCCTCTCTGAGGCGCAGCCCGGAGACATAGTGCTCATCGCCGGCAAGGGCCACGAAAAGACCCAGACGACGCGTGAAGGCGTTTTCCCGTTTGATGATGTGGAAGTAGCGCGCACGCTTCTGCAACAGACCAGGAAGCCGTCCAGCACCAGGAGCGCGCAATGAAGCTGCCCTTGGAGCGGGTTGCCGAGTTCACCTTCGCCAGCGGCGAATTCAATCTGCGCGCTGTGGCGCAGGGCTATTCCATAGACTCGCGCACCATCGCCCCAGGAGAGTTATTTTTCGCCGTCAAAGGCGAGCGCCTCGACGGACATGATTATGTAGAATCCGCGCTGCAAAAAGGCGCCGTGGGTGCCGTTGTGGCCCGCAGCCAGCTTACCCGCTTCCCGGTCATGAGCGGGCTGCTGGCCGTGGATGACACTTTGGTTGCTCTGCAATCCCTGGCGACTGCCGTACGCCGCATTTGGGGAAAGAAGCTGATTGCCGTCACCGGCTCGGCGGGAAAAACCACAACAAAAGAGCTGATCGCTCATCTTCTCGCCGCTAAATTCCGCGTTCTTAAATCCGAGGGCAATCTCAACAACCACTTCGGATTGCCTTTGCAACTGCTGCGCCTCGAGCCGGAGCACGACATCGCCGTCATGGAGATGGGTATGTCTCATGCCGGTGAGATCACGGCGCTGACCCGCATCGCTCACCCTGAAATCGGTGTGGTAACCAACGTTGCCCCGGTGCACTTGGGATTTTTCCGATCCATCGCCGATATCGCTCGCGCCAAATACGAGCTGATTTCTGGCCTACCTGCCGGCGGAACTGCTGTGCTCAACGCCGATGACGCTTATGTCTCGCAGTTTGGGCGCGACTTTCACGGAAACGTACTTATGTATGGCATTGAGCATCCTGCTGACGTGCGTGCGCAGAACATCAGCTCGCAGGGCATCGAAGGAGAAAGCTTTGATCTGTTGACCGATCGCGCCAGCACTCGCGCGCACCTGCCTTTGCTGGGGAAACATAACATCTATAACGCGCTGGCTGCGCTCGCCGTTGCTCTGCAGGAAGGCGTTCCCGTCCCGGACGCAGTAGCTGCGCTGGCCAAAACCGCTCCGCCTGACAAGCGCGGCCAGGTCATCCGCGCCAAGGGGATCACAATCATCAACGATTGTTACAATTCCAATCCAAAGGCGCTCGATGGAATGGTGGATGCACTGGCGCAGCTTCCAGCCAAACGGCGCATCGTGGTTGCCGGAGAAATGCTGGAACTTGGCGACGCCGGTGAAGAGTTGCACCGCGCCAGCGGCCAGCATATCGCTGGAAGTAAAATTGATGTCTTAATTGGTGTCCGTGGCTTGGCGCAGTATATGGTGGAAGAGGCCGGCAAGGCGGGAATCGAAGCGCATTTTGTGGCGGCACCTGAAGACGCCGGGCAATGGCTCAAGCGTCAGACCCGCAAAGGCGATGCGGTATTGCTCAAAGCCTCACGCGGCGTAAAACTTGAACGTGCTTTGGAAGTGTGGGGATTGAAGCACTCTAGTACACAGATCCTCAAGGGTAAGAAACGAGCTAAGCCCCGCAAGGGAAAACGCTGAATTTGTAATAACGAACGAAGGAACAAACGGAGGAAAATTTTTGCTCTACTGGCTGCTCTATCAAGTTCTTCAACCGCATTTTTCTCCGTTTCGTATTTTTCGCTATTTGACCTTCCGCACGGCCTTTGCCAGCCTTACCGCCTTGTTCATGGGACTGATTGTTGGCCCGGCGGTCATCCGTCAGTTGCGCGAGTTCCAAATTGGGCAATACATCCGCGAAGAGGGCCCCAAGGCGCACGCCAAGAAAGCTGGGACGCCCACCATGGGTGGCGTGCTGATCGTGATTGCGATTCTGATTCCTACACTTCTGTGGGCAGATCTTACGAACAAATTCGTCTGGCTGGCGGTCTGTTCCACCTTGGCCTTCGCTGCTATTGGATTTGCCGATGATTACATTAAGGTCATCCACCGCCGTAATCTGGGATTGACCGCACGCACCAAACTCGCACTGCAAATCCTGACCAGCCTCGTCGTGGGTGTGGCGCTGGTTGTGCTGCAAGCGCATGGAGGCTACTCCACCCACCTGATCGTGCCTTTCTTCAAGAACTTTCATCCCGATTTGGTCATTACATCCTGGCTGGGCAGGTTTTATTGGCCGCTGGCTTTTGTGCCTTTTGTCGCCTTTGTGGTCATGGTGCTGGTCAGCTCCAGCAATGCTGTCAACGTGACCGATGGCCTCGATGGCTTGGCCATCGGCTGCACCGTGATTGCCGCGGGCGCTCTCACGGTTTTGACCTATGTCAGCGGACATGCGGTTTTTGCCAGCTATCTGGAGCTGCAGCACCAACCGCAAGTAGCGGAGTTGAGCATCTTCTGCGGGGCCATGGTAGGCGCCAGCATCGGATTCCTCTGGTACAACGCCCACCCCGCAGAGGTCTTCATGGGCGACGTGGGCTCGCTTGCTCTGGGCGGCGCCATCGGCATCATTGCGGTAATTATCAAGCAGGAACTATTGCTGCCCTTCATTGGCGGCGTCTTTGTCATCGAAGCGCTTTCGGTGGTGTTGCAGGTGGGCTCCTACAAGCTGCGCAAAAAGAGGATCTTCAAAATGGCTCCGCTGCACCATCACTTTGAGCTGCTGGGCTGGTCGGAGTCGAAGATCATCACGCGCTTCTGGATCGCGTCGCTCATCTTCGCGCTCTTTGCGCTCACGACATTGAAGCTGCGCTGAGTTGGCTCTCGCTGGTTTCCGGAAGCTGGAAGTAACGATGTCCAGACGTAGAGACGTAGCTTCTACGTCTCTGTAGCGAGAAAAAATGTTTGTGTACTAGAGTCGTAGCAAGTTTTCTGCCGGTTCTCATGGCAGAATGACAAGAGAAGAATGGACCTTCAAGGCAAACGCGTACTGATTGTCGGGCTGGGCAAGTCGGGAGTCGCCGCCGCGCACTTTTTGCAGGAGCGTGGCGCGCGCGTCACCGTGTCTGACGCCAAACCCGAGTCCCAGCTTGGTAAGGAGATTCCCGAGCTGCTCGACCGTGGCATTGCGGTCGAGACCGGAGGCCACGGTGAGCGCACCTTCCGCGGACAGGACCTGATCGTGGTCAGCCCCGGCGTGCCCTATGATGTGGCCCCTCTGGTGCAGGCGCGCAACCAGGGCGTGCACGTGATTGGTGAAGTGGAGCTGGCCGCACGCTTCCTGCAGGGGCAGATTATCGCCATCACCGGATCCAACGGCAAAACCACCACAACGGCCATGACTGGCGAAATCCTCGAGCATGCCGGGCTGGAGGTCCAGGTAGGCGGGAATATTGGAACGCCGGTAATCTCCATGGTGGCGCAGTCTTCACCAAAAATTTATAACGTGCTTGAAGTCTCCAGCTTTCAACTGGAGACGATTGAGGGCTTCCATCCCCACATTGCAGTCATCCTCAACATCACGCCCGACCATCTGGATCGTCACCGCACCCTGGAAGGCTACACCGCCGCCAAGGCCAGGATATTCGAGAACCAGACGGAAAAAGATTTTGCTGTGCTTAATGCCGATGATGCTATCTGCTGCTCGCTCGGAATAAAAACCAAAGCCCAGGTAATTTGGTTCAGCCGCAAACCTGAGGCAAAAATTGAAAACGGAGCTTACGTGCGCGACGGCAAGATTTTCTGGCGGCGGGCCGGCAGTGAACAAGAGATCATGCCTGTCAGTGAGATTCCGCTGAAGGGCGCTCACAATTTGGAAAACGTCCTGGCTGCAGTTGCTGCCGCTCTACTGGCTGGATGCGCGCCGGGAAAAATCCGCGAAGCCGTGGCGCAATTCAAAGCTGTGGAGCACCGCCTGGAATTTGTAGCCACGATCAACGGGGTGGAATATTTCAACGACTCCAAGGCCACCAACGTTGATGCCACGATCAAGGCCCTGGAATCCT belongs to Terriglobales bacterium and includes:
- the murD gene encoding UDP-N-acetylmuramoyl-L-alanine--D-glutamate ligase, which produces MDLQGKRVLIVGLGKSGVAAAHFLQERGARVTVSDAKPESQLGKEIPELLDRGIAVETGGHGERTFRGQDLIVVSPGVPYDVAPLVQARNQGVHVIGEVELAARFLQGQIIAITGSNGKTTTTAMTGEILEHAGLEVQVGGNIGTPVISMVAQSSPKIYNVLEVSSFQLETIEGFHPHIAVILNITPDHLDRHRTLEGYTAAKARIFENQTEKDFAVLNADDAICCSLGIKTKAQVIWFSRKPEAKIENGAYVRDGKIFWRRAGSEQEIMPVSEIPLKGAHNLENVLAAVAAALLAGCAPGKIREAVAQFKAVEHRLEFVATINGVEYFNDSKATNVDATIKALESFPANIHIILGGKDKGSDYTVLKDLLRQRAKRVYTIGAAAEKIESHISGSAPLERAGTLEAAVHRAAELAEPGDVVVLAPACASFDQFENYEHRGRIFKQTVQAMAKRTGAA
- a CDS encoding UDP-N-acetylmuramoyl-L-alanyl-D-glutamate--2,6-diaminopimelate ligase, producing MNFHDLLQGVEVLSRSGESALFAAAVTGVPHDSRRVEPGNVFVAMKGEATDGNRYIDAAIKAGAVGVVSDSPSEPARAGVAWVSVPHGRRALATISANFYGHPTEKLKITGVTGTNGKTTTTFLLSQVLRFLGCGEVVLIGTVEYHFAGEVIPAPHTTPESLELNRIFAKATSPRLGKLAATEAVMEVSSHALEQERVYGIPFDVALFTNLTRDHLDYHHTMEEYFEAKRALFAGCGTPPPRVAVINTDDAYGRQLAEFARSQGSEVLAYGLESGKFRAEGILMSPQGTNFRLQTPHGTVEVHSKLVGKVNVYNMLAAAAAAIARGGELKAVAKALSQCKSAPGRFERVDCGQPFSVVVDYAHTDDALRNLTALARDFMAAQKKPGRVITLFGCGGDRDRTKRPLMGAAAGEGSSFVVLTSDNPRSEDPLAIIDDALPGLKKTGKRYVVEPDRQKAIALALSEAQPGDIVLIAGKGHEKTQTTREGVFPFDDVEVARTLLQQTRKPSSTRSAQ
- a CDS encoding winged helix-turn-helix domain-containing protein, which gives rise to MPQPEEQAGPQISKPAIVRFAVYEANLRTGELRKHGNRMRLQEQPFQVLALLLEKPGELVTREELRQKLWPADTFVDFDHSLNTAINKLRETLGDSSSAPRFIETLPRRGYRFIAPVTVEDRTTTAEQVSNNGLLQSAQPVSPQKISTEKSEDAQLTTSVNAIGANTEAASVSGQDAIHDLPRPHRNVPRFLFLLIQVMYLCFYIPALAGVHLIDDIVNALFRRGGESAALVVIVTASLGIALRLYWFSAVAFDFRGIERQFSRLFPFLFVLDELWALSPFLLWQRMGIGLVLASTAALVWVPFSQRTLLRMAYAGMNLNRGGTEN
- the murF gene encoding UDP-N-acetylmuramoyl-tripeptide--D-alanyl-D-alanine ligase — its product is MKLPLERVAEFTFASGEFNLRAVAQGYSIDSRTIAPGELFFAVKGERLDGHDYVESALQKGAVGAVVARSQLTRFPVMSGLLAVDDTLVALQSLATAVRRIWGKKLIAVTGSAGKTTTKELIAHLLAAKFRVLKSEGNLNNHFGLPLQLLRLEPEHDIAVMEMGMSHAGEITALTRIAHPEIGVVTNVAPVHLGFFRSIADIARAKYELISGLPAGGTAVLNADDAYVSQFGRDFHGNVLMYGIEHPADVRAQNISSQGIEGESFDLLTDRASTRAHLPLLGKHNIYNALAALAVALQEGVPVPDAVAALAKTAPPDKRGQVIRAKGITIINDCYNSNPKALDGMVDALAQLPAKRRIVVAGEMLELGDAGEELHRASGQHIAGSKIDVLIGVRGLAQYMVEEAGKAGIEAHFVAAPEDAGQWLKRQTRKGDAVLLKASRGVKLERALEVWGLKHSSTQILKGKKRAKPRKGKR
- a CDS encoding penicillin-binding protein, giving the protein MAVKSNPLNPRQRLLIFAGTLVLWLFVICGRLVYLQIFSYGDFVQRAAHQQQRTIDVAPSRGIIYDRNGHELAMSVEVDSIYAVPSDIPDQATTASLLGRILQEDPHELLARMKSSHSFAWIARKVDASTSDRIRALNLKGINFQKESKRYYPKRELAAQTLGYVGLDDEGLGGLERSFDSRLRGKPGKMLISMDARRKWFGRVERQPESGENLVLTIDEKIQYLAERQLEAAMKQTHAVAGTVIVQNPRTGEVLALANYPTFNANAFNKSDAQALKNRAASDVYEPGSTFKVVTLAAALEENLTTPEEVFDCENGSIMINNLRIHDHRPFGSLTVSQILAQSSDVGAIKVALRLGDERFDNYIRAFGFGHQTGIELPGETRGLTKPVNRWSKVSIGAISMGQEIGVSALQLVSMISTIANDGVYTAPRLVAGALDPGGSHGGGVQKVVFHPVEQRRVISTLTAAEMKKMLEGVVLFGTGKRAILNGYTSAGKTGTAQKIDPRSGTYSHTNYIASFAGFAPVNNPAISVEVILDSPQGDHEGGDVAAPVFARIAQQTLEYLNVPHDTEINDHRRQLLRASIKPDDTNDSSPDRLGDTSAVADSQPATTDEAPAVADNSLSAANTTKPSAAHIVPASLKAKGNNCCQTPQAPSVAQNTRPADPAGKNPLPPIQRGTIVVDVGGSTVAPSLLGLPVRNALETAQQAGVEIDIVGSGVAREQFPPPGARLAPGAHVSVRFAR
- the rsmH gene encoding 16S rRNA (cytosine(1402)-N(4))-methyltransferase RsmH, translating into MTDEEESGSETVPQGIEHGRSEFGHVSVLLKEAIDFLAIRRGGTYVDATLGAGGHGYEIARRLGPEGHLIGLDKDTRALHIARQRLTSPPAELKQDWPRITLLHSSFAEVGRHLPPDSVDGLLADLGLSSLQLADSARGFSFQAEGPLDMRMDPHGERTADQVVNHMREEDLANVIYEFGEERRSRRIARAIVRARPITTTAHLVKVLSAALRPMKSERIHPATRTFQAIRIFVNRELEDLQALMQSTPALLRKGGRLVIISFHSLEDRIVKDAVREGASQGLYRVLTKKPVTAQPEEIERNPRSRSAKLRAAERI
- the mraY gene encoding phospho-N-acetylmuramoyl-pentapeptide-transferase — translated: MLYWLLYQVLQPHFSPFRIFRYLTFRTAFASLTALFMGLIVGPAVIRQLREFQIGQYIREEGPKAHAKKAGTPTMGGVLIVIAILIPTLLWADLTNKFVWLAVCSTLAFAAIGFADDYIKVIHRRNLGLTARTKLALQILTSLVVGVALVVLQAHGGYSTHLIVPFFKNFHPDLVITSWLGRFYWPLAFVPFVAFVVMVLVSSSNAVNVTDGLDGLAIGCTVIAAGALTVLTYVSGHAVFASYLELQHQPQVAELSIFCGAMVGASIGFLWYNAHPAEVFMGDVGSLALGGAIGIIAVIIKQELLLPFIGGVFVIEALSVVLQVGSYKLRKKRIFKMAPLHHHFELLGWSESKIITRFWIASLIFALFALTTLKLR